From Varibaculum massiliense, a single genomic window includes:
- a CDS encoding methyltransferase domain-containing protein, protein MENASSLPQSDRSTSTAAGHWVLARAGKRVLRPGGLKLTKRMLSAANMQGKKIVEFAPGLGRTAQLIVSGGVASYVGVDQDPAAVARVEAIVKPHGGTVINAKAQDTGLRSESAEVVVGEAMLTMQGEKAKAEIAAEAFRLLKPGGRYAIHELGLTPNNIDPELADGLRKQLARTIRVNARPLTENEWRAVLTNAGFEVEWRGFAPMALLSPRRNLADEGILGVARIIRNLIRDKDLRARVLQMRSTFNKYRDHLTGIAIVAKKPSK, encoded by the coding sequence ATGGAAAATGCGTCTTCTTTGCCTCAATCTGATCGTTCAACCAGTACCGCGGCCGGGCATTGGGTGCTCGCTCGTGCCGGTAAGCGAGTGCTTCGCCCCGGCGGGTTGAAGCTGACGAAACGGATGTTGAGTGCCGCCAATATGCAGGGAAAGAAAATCGTGGAGTTCGCGCCAGGGCTGGGTCGTACCGCACAATTAATCGTGAGCGGAGGCGTAGCCTCTTATGTTGGTGTCGATCAGGATCCGGCGGCAGTCGCCCGGGTGGAAGCCATCGTCAAACCCCACGGCGGAACGGTCATTAATGCTAAAGCGCAAGACACCGGGTTGCGTAGTGAAAGCGCCGAGGTAGTGGTGGGGGAAGCGATGCTGACCATGCAAGGTGAGAAAGCTAAGGCCGAAATCGCTGCCGAGGCATTTCGTCTCCTCAAACCAGGGGGTCGTTACGCCATCCACGAGCTAGGGCTCACCCCAAATAATATTGACCCAGAGTTGGCTGATGGGTTACGCAAGCAATTAGCCCGCACGATTCGAGTTAACGCGCGCCCGTTGACCGAGAATGAATGGCGTGCGGTACTCACGAATGCAGGTTTTGAGGTGGAATGGAGAGGTTTTGCGCCGATGGCATTACTATCGCCCAGGCGTAACCTGGCTGATGAAGGCATATTGGGGGTTGCCCGGATTATCCGTAACCTAATCCGGGATAAAGACCTACGAGCCCGGGTCCTTCAGATGCGATCCACTTTCAACAAATACCGCGACCACTTGACCGGAATCGCTATAGTAGCTAAGAAACCATCCAAGTAA
- a CDS encoding cupin domain-containing protein, protein MSAETPASPALGFINNLANEIEYAAGSTVSKTLLRAEGVNVVLFSFDAGEELSEHTAAMPVLVETLEGELEITAEGKTVTLLPGGLVHFTTRLPHAVKAIKPSKMVLYMLARPQTQRNG, encoded by the coding sequence ATGAGCGCTGAAACTCCAGCATCCCCAGCCCTAGGCTTTATTAACAATCTAGCTAATGAAATCGAGTACGCGGCAGGCTCAACTGTCTCCAAAACCTTGCTGCGCGCAGAGGGCGTCAACGTCGTGCTATTTTCCTTCGATGCCGGCGAGGAACTGTCCGAGCACACGGCTGCGATGCCGGTGCTCGTCGAAACTTTAGAAGGTGAGCTTGAAATTACCGCCGAGGGTAAAACAGTAACCCTACTACCTGGTGGGTTAGTACATTTCACTACCCGATTGCCGCATGCCGTTAAAGCCATCAAGCCATCAAAAATGGTGCTGTACATGCTGGCAAGACCGCAAACTCAAAGAAACGGCTAG
- the lipA gene encoding lipoyl synthase, which yields MSTLPEVGDRKLLRVEARNALSPIENKPEWIKTKVVSGKNYMDMRHLVRRSGLNTVCAEANCPNIYECWQDREATFLIGGAVCTRRCDFCDIATGRPSEYDREEPSRVADSVAELGLRYATVTGVSRDDLPDGASWIYAETARQIHAKSPNTGVELLVDDFRGHQGALEEVFSSRPEVFGHNLETVPRIFRQIRPAFRYERSLQVLEAASDAGLITKSNLILGMGETREEIEAALRALRDAKVDIMTITQYLRPSPLHHPIDRWVKPTEFVELSKYAYSLGFSAVMAGPLVRSSYRAGRLWARAMQAKGRELPANLAQLGEEGTARQEASALLASRTN from the coding sequence ATGTCTACACTTCCTGAAGTGGGAGACCGCAAACTATTGCGGGTGGAGGCACGGAACGCCCTCAGCCCCATCGAAAACAAGCCCGAGTGGATAAAAACCAAGGTAGTTTCCGGTAAGAACTATATGGATATGCGGCACTTGGTGCGCCGCTCCGGGCTAAACACCGTCTGTGCGGAAGCCAATTGTCCCAATATCTACGAATGTTGGCAGGATCGAGAAGCCACCTTCCTGATTGGAGGAGCGGTCTGTACTCGGCGCTGCGACTTTTGCGATATTGCTACCGGGCGCCCCAGCGAATATGACCGCGAGGAACCGAGCCGAGTTGCGGACTCGGTTGCTGAATTAGGGCTGCGCTACGCGACGGTCACTGGAGTTTCCCGCGATGACCTACCCGATGGAGCCTCCTGGATATATGCGGAAACTGCCCGCCAGATTCACGCTAAATCCCCCAATACCGGGGTAGAACTGCTGGTAGATGATTTTCGAGGGCACCAGGGCGCCCTAGAAGAAGTGTTTTCCTCCCGCCCGGAAGTATTCGGACACAACCTGGAAACCGTACCCCGGATTTTCCGGCAGATCCGCCCCGCCTTCCGCTACGAGCGTTCCCTGCAAGTATTAGAGGCCGCCTCAGATGCCGGTTTGATCACCAAATCGAACCTGATTTTAGGAATGGGAGAAACTCGCGAAGAAATCGAGGCCGCCCTGCGCGCCCTAAGGGATGCCAAAGTCGATATTATGACCATCACCCAGTACTTGCGTCCCTCTCCCCTGCATCACCCCATTGATCGCTGGGTAAAGCCCACCGAGTTCGTGGAACTTTCAAAATATGCCTATAGCCTGGGATTTTCGGCGGTAATGGCCGGCCCCTTAGTGCGTTCTTCCTACCGAGCCGGGCGGCTGTGGGCGCGCGCCATGCAGGCGAAAGGCCGAGAGCTTCCCGCTAATCTTGCGCAACTTGGTGAGGAAGGCACCGCGCGCCAAGAAGCCTCCGCCCTGCTAGCGTCCCGTACTAACTAA
- the lipB gene encoding lipoyl(octanoyl) transferase LipB translates to MDLTGQLQDYRTLDKLHKQVHSEVAAGTRENTTLLVQYSPTFTVGRNTKPEDVPNKDVPVIEVNRGGSVTWHGPGQLVCYPIVKLPQPLDVIRFIRAVEQVVIDSLEPYGIHAQRINGRAGAWVLKPGEIDKKIAAIGIHTARGASMHGFALNVNPTFSDFARIIPCGLSDAWVTSMSEQGCQETVASMRTPVIASLQRILDTPYFRGEEQRREDANVYTS, encoded by the coding sequence ATGGATTTAACCGGGCAGCTGCAGGACTATCGCACCCTGGATAAACTGCATAAACAGGTACATTCCGAGGTAGCAGCGGGTACGCGAGAAAACACGACGCTCTTAGTGCAGTACTCCCCCACTTTCACGGTGGGACGCAATACCAAACCGGAAGATGTACCTAATAAAGATGTACCGGTGATCGAAGTAAACCGGGGTGGTTCGGTGACTTGGCATGGCCCGGGGCAACTGGTTTGCTACCCGATAGTGAAACTGCCGCAGCCTCTAGATGTTATTCGCTTTATTCGCGCCGTGGAACAGGTAGTAATCGACTCCCTAGAGCCCTACGGGATTCATGCGCAGCGGATTAACGGACGAGCCGGTGCCTGGGTATTAAAACCCGGGGAAATTGATAAAAAGATTGCCGCCATCGGGATTCATACTGCGCGGGGTGCATCCATGCACGGTTTCGCCCTCAATGTGAACCCCACTTTTAGTGATTTTGCCCGGATAATTCCCTGCGGCCTGTCCGATGCTTGGGTAACTTCCATGAGCGAACAAGGCTGCCAGGAAACCGTCGCCTCCATGCGTACCCCGGTAATAGCTAGTTTGCAGCGCATCTTAGATACCCCTTACTTTAGAGGTGAGGAACAACGTAGGGAGGACGCAAATGTCTACACTTCCTGA
- the metX gene encoding homoserine O-acetyltransferase MetX has translation MQTAIKDKAQGVSVNPRQQYPGTNWANNPAWLPGDDPGNRQFVSLGELPLENGGSLPGGYLAYETWGKLNADASNAILIEHALTGDSHVIGLQSPAHPTAGWWERVVGPGKPIDTDRYFVVAPNCLGGCQGSTGPAWPAPDGLPWGSRFPEITTRDQVRAENHLRRHLGILSWALVVGPSAGGFRALEWACLYPQRVRALALVATAGATSADQTGWAHMQVCAQELDTSFDGGDYYLSGDKQAGNPGMALARQIAHATYRTAGELNTRFGHDPQGGENPLAGGRYAVESYLDYHGKKLTQRFDPGSYRTLTRAMITHDIGRGRGGTRRAAGSISALTLVIGVDSDRLFPVEECAELARQIPGAQYRQVTSSSGHDGFLVETRQVEEILADFVAGL, from the coding sequence ATGCAAACGGCCATAAAAGATAAAGCGCAAGGCGTTAGCGTTAATCCCCGCCAGCAATATCCCGGCACTAACTGGGCAAATAATCCCGCTTGGCTACCGGGGGATGATCCCGGTAACCGCCAGTTTGTTTCCCTGGGGGAACTGCCTTTGGAAAATGGAGGCTCCCTGCCAGGTGGCTACCTGGCGTATGAAACTTGGGGGAAACTAAACGCGGATGCCTCTAATGCAATCTTGATTGAACACGCGTTGACCGGGGATTCTCATGTGATTGGGTTACAAAGCCCCGCACACCCCACTGCCGGTTGGTGGGAGCGAGTAGTTGGCCCGGGCAAACCGATTGATACGGATCGTTACTTTGTGGTGGCACCCAATTGTTTAGGCGGATGCCAGGGCTCTACCGGCCCTGCCTGGCCAGCACCCGATGGTCTGCCTTGGGGTTCGCGTTTCCCGGAAATCACTACCCGTGACCAAGTGCGCGCGGAAAATCATTTGCGCAGGCACCTGGGAATATTGTCTTGGGCCTTGGTGGTGGGGCCTTCCGCAGGAGGCTTTCGCGCTCTGGAGTGGGCGTGCCTCTATCCGCAGCGGGTACGCGCTTTGGCGCTGGTCGCTACCGCCGGAGCGACCAGCGCTGACCAGACCGGTTGGGCACATATGCAGGTGTGTGCCCAAGAGTTAGATACCAGCTTTGATGGTGGGGACTATTATTTATCGGGCGATAAACAAGCGGGTAATCCCGGAATGGCGTTGGCGCGGCAAATCGCGCACGCCACCTATCGCACCGCCGGCGAGTTAAACACCCGGTTTGGGCATGACCCTCAAGGCGGTGAAAATCCCCTGGCGGGGGGACGCTATGCGGTGGAGTCCTACCTGGATTATCACGGGAAGAAACTGACGCAGCGCTTCGACCCTGGTTCTTATCGAACGTTAACTCGCGCGATGATCACTCACGATATCGGGCGCGGGCGCGGCGGTACCCGCCGCGCCGCCGGCTCTATCTCCGCACTCACCCTGGTGATTGGAGTAGATTCTGACCGCTTATTCCCGGTGGAAGAATGTGCAGAACTGGCGCGTCAAATTCCGGGTGCCCAGTACCGGCAAGTCACTTCTTCTTCCGGTCATGACGGTTTCTTAGTGGAAACCCGACAGGTGGAAGAAATCTTGGCGGATTTCGTTGCTGGCTTATAG